In Rhinatrema bivittatum chromosome 11, aRhiBiv1.1, whole genome shotgun sequence, a single window of DNA contains:
- the MLEC gene encoding malectin — MLGSRDLGQLAALLLLSLQLVGAAESSLSEKVIWAVNAGGEAHVDVHGIHFKKDPLEGRVGRASDYGLKLPILRANPEDQILYQTERYNEESFGYEVIIKEEGNYVLVIKFAEVYFAQSQQKVFDVRLNGHTVVKDLDIFDRVGHSTAHDEIIPMSIKKGKLSVHGEVSTFSGKLHVEFVKGYYDNPKVCALYIMKGAVDEVPKLQPHPGLEKKEEEEEEEEYEEGSNNKKTITRNRVQSGPRTPNPYASDNSSLMFPILVAFGVFIPTLFCLCRL; from the exons ATGCTGGGCTCCCGGGACCTCGGGCAGCTGGCCGccctcctcctgctctccttGCAGCTGGTGGGAGCTGCGGAGTCCAGCTTGTCTGAGAAGGTGATTTGGGCCGTTAATGCTGGGGGAGAGGCCCATGTGGACGTGCACGGCATCCACTTCAAGAAGGATCCATTAGAAGGGAGAGTGGGCAGAG CCTCTGACTATGGTTTGAAGCTGCCAATTCTGCGTGCTAACCCAGAAGATCAGATCCTGTACCAGACAGAGCGTTACAATGAGGAGAGCTTTGGCTATGAAGTCATAATCAAAGAGGAGGGAAACTACGTCCtagtgataaaatttgcagaagtCTATTTTGCACAGTCCCAGCAAAAG GTTTTTGATGTGCGGTTAAACGGCCACACAGTGGTGAAAGATCTGGATATTTTTGATCGTGTGGGACACAGCACAGCCCATGATGAGATCATCCCCATGAGCATTAAAAAAGGGAAGCTGAGTGTCCATGGAGAAGTGTCCACCTTCAGCGGAAAGCTCCACGTGGAATTTGTGAAG ggCTACTATGATAATCCTAAAGTCTGTGCACTGTACATAATGAAAGGAGCAGTAGATG AAGTCCCCAAGCTGCAGCCTCATCCTGGGctggagaagaaggaggaggaagaggaggaggaggaatatgaAGAAGgctccaataataaaaaaacaatcaCAAGGAATCGTGTGCAGTCAGGTCCTCGTACCCCGAATCCCTACGCCTCAGACAACAGCAGCCTCATGTTCCCTATCCTGGTGGCCTTTGGTGTCTTCATTCCAACACTCTTCTGCCTCTGTCGATTGTGA